Proteins encoded together in one Solanum lycopersicum chromosome 7, SLM_r2.1 window:
- the LOC101263829 gene encoding organic cation/carnitine transporter 4-like, whose protein sequence is MSSALSSNNNLHDDGGDLRSPLASSQEEANSKKITMDEMLEKYCGEFGLWQVRHLVLTCLAWLLEGILTMVMIFADREPAWHYVTSHAGATSRCSSEPGSWEWTGGKGSSTMSEFGLICGEKYKVGLVQSIFFAGCMIGAGVFGHLSDTKLGRKGSLTIVCILNAIFSILTAFSSDYSTYVLFRFLSGFSNGGTGLCAFVLATEPVGQSWRGVAGMSTLYLYSTGIVLVSAIAYFIQPWRSLYIASSIPSLIFVIFVLPFLHESPRWYLVRGKVDEAMKIMQKIAVSNGKQSIPNGIVLALDSEVVSKDDTPNNRRFNTKKGINRSILDVLRSPVTRIRLLVAVATNFFCSIVYYGLSLNAVNLGTNLYLNVALNSVSEMPAYLLSSLVLDRIGRKPLAIRTMWFSAIFCLVGSTLKIIDETWKLIPMVCGLLGIFGISATFNLLLVYGMELFPTVVRNAALGCSKQAINFGAILAPIVVVLGDGVPFAVFGVCGIIGGILVMYLPETLNKPLYDTIDGLQEGEAN, encoded by the exons atgtcgTCGGCGTTATCATCAAACAACAACTTACACGACGATGGCGGCGACCTCAGGTCGCCACTCGCCTCCTCTCAGGAGGAGGCGAACTcgaaaaaaataacaatggaTGAGATGTTGGAGAAGTATTGCGGGGAGTTCGGGTTGTGGCAGGTGAGACACCTAGTGTTAACCTGCTTGGCTTGGTTACTAGAGGGGATTCTAACCATGGTTATGATCTTTGCGGATCGTGAACCAGCGTGGCATTATGTGACGAGCCACGCTGGTGCAACGAGCCGGTGTTCTTCTGAACCCGGCTCGTGGGAATGGACAGGTGGAAAGGGAAGTTCTACGATGTCTGAATTTGGATTAATATGCGGAGAAAAGTATAAGGTTGGGCTTGTTCAATCTATATTTTTCGCTGGCTGCATGATCG GTGCGGGAGTATTTGGACATTTATCAGATACAAAATTAGGGAGAAAAGGCTCTTTAACTATAGTTTGCATTTTGAATGCAATTTTTAGTATTCTAACTGCATTCTCTTCTGATTACTCAACCTACGTCCTATTTCGATTTCTCTCCGGTTTCAGCAACGGCGGAACCGGCCTTTGTGCTTTCGTTCTCGCCACTGAACCGGTTGGCCAATCATGGCGTGGCGTAGCTGGAATGTCCACTTtatatctatactctactggaATAGTCCTTGTATCCGCCATTGCCTATTTCATCCAACCGTGGCGATCTCTCTACATTGCTTCATCAATCCCTTCCCTTATTTTCGTTATCTTCGTATTACCTTTCCTCCACGAGTCACCTAGATGGTACCTCGTTAGAGGAAAAGTAGACGAAGCTATGAAAATTATGCAGAAAATCGCGGTTTCTAATGGTAAACAGAGCATTCCTAATGGTATCGTACTCGCACTAGATAGTGAAGTAGTATCAAAGGACGATACCCCTAATAATCGTCGATTCAATACGAAAAAAGGCATAAACAGATCAATTTTAGATGTATTAAGATCTCCTGTCACGCGGATTCGGTTGTTGGTCGCTGTGGCTACTAACTTCTTTTGTTCCATTGTGTATTACGGGTTGAGTTTAAACGCGGTTAATCTCGGAACTAATTTATACCTCAACGTTGCACTTAATTCGGTTTCTGAAATGCCTGCCTATTTATTATCATCGTTAGTACTCGACAGGATTGGTAGAAAACCGTTAGCCATACGGACGATGTGGTTCAGTGCGATTTTCTGCTTAGTGGGGAGTACTTTGAAGATCATCGATGAGACGTGGAAATTAATTCCTATGGTGTGCGGATTGCTTGGGATATTTGGAATTTCTGCTACTTTTAATTTGTTGCTTGTGTATGGGATGGAATTGTTTCCAACTGTAGTGAGAAATGCAGCACTAGGATGCTCGAAGCAAGCCATAAATTTTGGGGCAATTTTGGCTCCAATTGTAGTTGTTTTAGGGGATGGTGTGCCGTTTGCTGTATTTGGGGTATGTGGTATTATTGGAGGAATTTTGGTAATGTATTTACCTGAGACGCTAAACAAGCCACTTTACGATACGATAGATGGATTGCAAGAAGGAGAAGCAAATTAA